The nucleotide window AATCATTTGTTAGCTGGAAACATGAATCTAGGTTTTATTCTTTATCCCATTTGTCACTCTTGCGGTATTCCTTTCGTGCTGGTGCGGTTTCTCTTGGCCATCATCATAGCTTCTGAAGGACTGTATGAACATGAATCTTACAGTTTGCACAGCTCTTTTGTCCGCCAGTTACTCCTACCCGCCTGTATGTTCTGCTTACTTGGGTTTGTTGGAAATCGGTCGAGTCCGAATGAACTTGTTTTGGTCATTTGGTGTGAGTGGTGTTCAGTGGTTTAGGTTGGAAGCTAGGCGTCGTTTGACAGGGATTCTTCACGAGAACTGATCCTGGGGAAGGACAGGAGAATCCTCGCGAAACAGGCCCTAGTTTCTTTTGCGTTTGTGGCGTGAATGCGTGATGCGCTGGCCAACCAGAAAACGGCCGAGCAGCACGGCTGCACGGGGCACGACAGTGTAGTGTGCAGGGGCACGATGACGAATTGACCATCCGTCCGTGCCTCGCACCAGCACAGCACACGGCGATGCGGCCCATGGAGGAAGGGGTTGGGTACTTGGGCTTGAGTGAGATGCATGCCGGGCCGGGGCCCGCACAAGCAGCAGGACGGGGCGGCGTTTCTGGAAGGAACGCCCGGCCTGGCAGCCGCCAGGGCCAGGTGCCATACTGCCATGTGGAGTTGGAAACTGGTGGATGATATGGATCTCTTCCGTGGCACGCACTCAGACCGGTTTCGTTTCCTCCATCGTCTAGGCGTCATTTGCGGTCTAGGTGCTTGCTTGTCCGGACACCGGAGGAATCAGGAACTGGTCCAGTTTCAGCAAACAGCGTTGCAGCGACTAGCCTCTTCCTGATTCGAACCTTGAGGTGGGCGCTAAAGGATCAGAGATTCGAACTCGACGGCATGGCGAACCCATGCTCCATCTCTCTCCCTGTCCAGTGCATTGTATGGGCCCGCACAACGTGCCGACATCGCAGCGATGTTCCGGTGCGACAGACCGCAACGTATTTTCCTTTGATCGAGAGACATGAATGAGTGGCACTCTCTCCTGGTCCTAGCATTTTGTTACGCGACGGTGACGAGCATCATCTGAAAACAACCCCAACTACGGCTAATAACTACGCACAGCCGACACCACCGCCAAGATTAGCAGAACAGAACACCAGGCCACCCCCGCGCGGCCGCGCTCCAGCCTCCCCAGCCCGCGCCCGGCCGGGCCCTCCCCCTCCGCCGGCGGCCGCCCGCAGCAGGGGGCGGTGCAGCGCGCTCAGCTTCGCGGCGGCGCGGGATCCGGTGCTTCAGCCACCGTTTCCGCAGGGCGGGGCTGCGCCCGCTCGCCGTGCCGCTCCCGGCGCCCCTGGGCCCGGACCCGGCCACCACCGTCCACATGTGGGTGGCCGCGGAACCCGCTGCTCCTCCTGCACGGCTTCGGCGCCTCCGCCACGTGGCAGTGGGCGCCCTACCTCCGCGCGCTCATCGCCGCCGGGTTCGACCCCATCGTGCCCGACCTCGTCTTCTTCGGCGCCTCCCCGACCGCTCCGACGCCTTCCAGGCCTCCGCCATCAAGGCCGCCATGGACGCCATCGGGGTCCCCAGGTTCGGCCTCGTCGGCGTCAGCTACGGCGGCTTCGTCGGCCACCGGATGGGCGCCATGTTCCCGTAGGCCGTCGACCTGGGTCGCCTTGGTCTGCGCGGGGGTCTGCCTCGAGGAGAAGGACCTGGCCGAGGGACTCTTCCCGGTGACTGGGGTCGAGGAGGCCACCGCGTTGCTCGTGCCGCGCCGACCGGAGGAGGTGCGCCGCCTCGTCCGCCTCATCTTCGTGCGCCCGCCGCTCATCATGCCCTCCTGCTTCCTCTGGGACTACATCAGGGTTGGTTATTACTTACTACTCGGTTTCAGTCTTTCAGTGTTCGGATTCTGTCAAATTTGTTGAATTTCCACCGTGTACTATGTTGGATTCTTACATTACACGGCTATAGAACATCTGGTGGGAGTGGGATTATAAAATCACATTAGGGGGGGAATACTTAGGCACCTCTAGATGAGAGAATGTTGTGTTCTGTGTGCTGTGTGGGATGGTAACTGCGTTGGATCGTAGTGTTTAACTTCTCTCTGCTGCACCGTGCCGTGCACATGCAAAGAGGGCCCCAAGTGGCCCTTCACACTTGGGCAGTTGTGCTGCCCCATTTTGAATGTCTGGGACTGAAACTGCTATGGCTTCGGCCATCTTAATCGCCTGGTTTCAGTGTAGCCAATAGACGCTTAACAATTCACTAGATATCTTATATTGTAATTATTCTTCTCCTGAATGAGAATTCTTCTAGTGGATGCTGGAAACTAGTGTTCGATCGTAGTTATTTCACTTATCTGTGGTTAACACGTAGATTTGGTGGAGCCGACAAAGCCTCACAATACTTACACGTGTCGATAGCTTGGGAGCATATCATCGTTTTGCCTTTGTCCTTGTTCGCATATTTGCATATGTTATTCGCTTCTGTGGAAACCATGATGTAGAGAATTTCCTATGTACTCTGATCTGATCACTTCTCTTATCTGAACTTTAAATTCTTTTGCAAGTGAACGTTTATTCCTGAACACGCAAGTTCATTTCCATGATGTGCCTCATCATTCTTTACTACAAAGCTACTTCTTTCCCTCCTAGAAGACTCTACAAAGCTACTTCCcactttgcctttttcttttgaCAAGGGCTCACTTCCCTTTTGATCAGGTACTTTTGACTGGAAGGGTAACTAAAACTATTCTTCTGGTAGTGGCTTGGTGGTTCTCTGGCTGCTGACATTAGAGCAGTATTTTTGCGATCTGAGTGCATTTCATAAGCTTACACATCTTTTTTTAACGCAAAGCTTACACATCTACAAGATGTACACTAGTGACATGGATGTGCTGCTTAAAAGGATATTTTTATACAAAAAAAACAATGTAGCCAACGAACTAGTGAGATTAATTCCAAGTAAATGGATACATCTCTATCTTAGGCAACGTCATCGATGTGAACCAAATTTTTATTCTTTCGGTGATAAAAGATGCAAATGGATGAAAAGTGAAAATTAAACCGTTTGAAAAGACCCTCACTTCACCAGCTTTTGGGATCAAGCAGGAGTGAGGCAGAACAGTGGCGAATTAGAATGCCCAGGAAGAAAAGGCCGGTGGTTGATCATTGGTGCATGCTTTTCCAAACAGCAATG belongs to Miscanthus floridulus cultivar M001 chromosome 4, ASM1932011v1, whole genome shotgun sequence and includes:
- the LOC136549131 gene encoding uncharacterized protein; this translates as LRTADTTAKISRTEHQATPARPRSSLPSPRPAGPSPSAGGRPQQGAVQRAQLRGGAGSGASATVSAGRGCARSPCRSRRPWARTRPPPSTCGWPRNPLLLLHGFGASATWQWAPYLRALIAAGFDPIVPDLVFFGASPTAPTPSRPPPSRPPWTPSGSPGSASSASATAASSATGWAPCSRRPSTWVALVCAGVCLEEKDLAEGLFPVTGVEEATALLVPRRPEEVRRLVRLIFVRPPLIMPSCFLWDYIRASRGEFPISCHKECWACSQILRSPRKCAGTSSSFSRTRLLELQTRTTRCSLHQWRTRTGLRWASVDGRQACGTQTKADTWQCTSLRHCLM